The Burkholderia cepacia genome includes a region encoding these proteins:
- a CDS encoding acyl-CoA dehydrogenase family protein, with protein sequence MTGPTHAVSNQFDELVDYNLFATDIALRDALTRAGADWAVPQLDAYGARLGSADTARLADEANHYPPQLHAFDRRGRRIDRVDFHPAWHALLGQYRHEGFVSLAFRESRRGRWAATAAGFYLHGQIEAGTLCPATMTQAAIPVLQKEPALWALLRDKLYSDDYDPRDVPVADKRSIWFGMGMTEKQGGSDVRANTTLATAVGAGGRGGEYRLRGHKWFFSAPMCDAHLVVARTEGGSPSCFYVPRWRPDGTKNAVEIQRLKDKVGNRSNSSSEIELNDAWGIMLGDEGRGIPTIIEMATYTRLNCVLGSAAMLRQGVVQAIAYTRRRHAFGRALAEQPLMRTVLADLALESEAALALAMRLADAFERDDAPRERAWKRIVTPAAKFWVCKRAVELTGEVMEVFGGNGYVDDGPIARLFREAPVNSIWEGSGNVMCLDVLRAVSREPDAAAALFDELRELGGDEPRIRAALDALRAMLDAPADTLEASGRVFAQRLALVAQACLLRRDAPAAVADAFVATRLAAPDWGRVAGGFDPHAIDVAALLQRAYPA encoded by the coding sequence ATGACAGGCCCGACGCACGCAGTCTCGAACCAGTTCGACGAACTGGTCGACTATAACCTCTTCGCGACGGACATCGCGCTGCGCGACGCGCTCACCCGCGCGGGCGCCGACTGGGCCGTGCCGCAGCTCGACGCATACGGCGCGCGGCTCGGCAGCGCCGACACCGCGCGGCTTGCCGACGAAGCGAACCACTATCCGCCGCAACTGCACGCGTTCGACCGGCGCGGCCGGCGCATCGACCGCGTCGATTTCCACCCGGCTTGGCACGCGCTGCTCGGCCAGTACCGCCACGAAGGCTTCGTGTCGCTCGCGTTCCGCGAGTCGCGCCGCGGCCGCTGGGCCGCGACCGCGGCCGGCTTCTACCTGCATGGCCAGATCGAGGCCGGCACGCTGTGCCCGGCGACGATGACGCAGGCCGCGATCCCCGTGCTGCAGAAGGAGCCCGCGCTGTGGGCGCTGCTGCGCGACAAGCTCTACAGCGACGACTACGATCCGCGCGACGTGCCGGTCGCCGACAAGCGCTCGATCTGGTTCGGCATGGGCATGACCGAGAAACAGGGCGGCTCCGACGTACGCGCGAACACGACGCTCGCGACCGCCGTCGGCGCGGGCGGACGCGGCGGCGAATACCGGCTGCGCGGCCACAAGTGGTTTTTCTCCGCGCCGATGTGCGACGCGCACCTCGTCGTCGCGCGCACCGAAGGCGGCAGCCCGTCGTGCTTCTACGTGCCGCGCTGGCGGCCGGACGGCACGAAGAACGCGGTCGAGATCCAGCGGCTGAAGGACAAGGTCGGCAACCGCAGCAACTCGAGCAGCGAGATCGAGCTGAACGACGCGTGGGGCATCATGCTCGGCGACGAAGGCCGCGGCATTCCGACCATCATCGAGATGGCCACCTACACGCGGCTGAACTGCGTGCTCGGCAGTGCGGCAATGCTGCGCCAGGGCGTCGTGCAGGCGATCGCGTATACGCGCCGGCGCCATGCATTCGGCCGCGCGCTCGCCGAACAGCCGCTGATGCGCACCGTGCTGGCCGACCTCGCGCTCGAAAGCGAAGCCGCGCTTGCGCTGGCGATGCGTCTGGCCGACGCGTTCGAGCGCGACGACGCGCCGCGCGAACGCGCGTGGAAGCGCATCGTCACGCCCGCCGCGAAATTCTGGGTGTGCAAGCGCGCGGTCGAGCTGACCGGCGAGGTGATGGAAGTGTTCGGCGGCAACGGTTATGTCGACGACGGCCCGATCGCGCGGCTGTTCCGCGAGGCGCCCGTCAACTCGATCTGGGAAGGCTCGGGCAACGTGATGTGCCTCGACGTGCTGCGCGCGGTGTCGCGCGAGCCGGATGCGGCCGCGGCACTCTTCGACGAGCTGCGCGAACTGGGCGGCGACGAGCCGCGCATCCGCGCGGCGCTCGACGCGCTGCGCGCGATGCTCGACGCGCCGGCCGATACGCTCGAGGCGTCCGGCCGCGTGTTCGCGCAGCGCCTCGCGCTCGTCGCGCAGGCGTGCCTGCTGCGCCGCGACGCGCCGGCGGCCGTCGCCGACGCGTTCGTCGCGACGCGGCTTGCCGCGCCCGACTGGGGCCGCGTCGCGGGCGGCTTCGACCCGCACGCGATCGACGTCGCCGCGCTGCTGCAGCGCGCGTATCCCGCGTGA
- a CDS encoding TetR/AcrR family transcriptional regulator, translating to MPPRHVQVPAPPGQPAAQPAPALRRRPRQSRAQASSDALQQAFVQLLLERGYAKATIREIAAVAGVSIGTFYEYFGDKQSLAALCIHRHVQALADQLRAAAQALRGRPRAEVAAAFVALQLDIVNADAALWGALFALERQVSPLAAYRRHYDAYVALWRDALAHAADPPPAERLGEVARLAHSLCYGWVSQSLLTRGPAPGATALRDELHAALQAYLAAVPGASGG from the coding sequence ATGCCGCCGCGACATGTTCAGGTTCCGGCGCCGCCCGGCCAGCCGGCGGCGCAACCCGCACCCGCATTGCGCCGCCGGCCGCGCCAGTCGCGCGCGCAGGCGAGTTCCGACGCGCTGCAGCAGGCATTCGTTCAGCTTTTGCTCGAACGCGGCTACGCGAAAGCGACGATCCGCGAGATCGCGGCCGTCGCGGGCGTCAGCATCGGCACCTTCTACGAGTATTTCGGCGACAAGCAGAGCCTCGCGGCGCTCTGCATCCATCGGCACGTGCAGGCGCTGGCCGACCAGTTGCGCGCCGCGGCGCAGGCATTGCGCGGCCGGCCGCGCGCCGAAGTTGCCGCCGCGTTCGTCGCGCTGCAGCTCGATATCGTGAACGCGGACGCGGCGCTGTGGGGCGCGCTCTTCGCCCTGGAGCGGCAGGTATCGCCGCTCGCCGCCTACCGCCGGCATTACGACGCGTACGTCGCGCTGTGGCGCGACGCGCTCGCGCACGCGGCCGATCCGCCACCGGCAGAACGGCTCGGCGAAGTCGCGCGGCTCGCGCATTCGCTGTGCTACGGGTGGGTGTCGCAGTCGCTGCTGACGCGCGGGCCCGCGCCCGGCGCTACCGCGCTGCGCGACGAACTGCACGCGGCGCTGCAGGCATATCTCGCCGCCGTGCCGGGGGCGTCGGGCGGTTGA